In Nitrosarchaeum sp., the sequence TTGGTAATTTGCCTCCAATATAACCTACTTGTGTTGACTTGACACCTTTAGTTTTTCGGAGCAAGTCTTCAACATGCCAAAAACATCCAGCACCAAATGTAGCTTTCATATTTTAATTATAATTTTATCAAATTAAAACCATGTGATTAACAATTAGAATTAAAAGAAAGCTTTAGCTAACATTAGTAAAAATTTCAACAACCTTTTTAGCCAAATTTTCAATATTGGCAGAAGGTTCTGCAGAAATCAAAAGAAGAACTTGAGTGATAGGAAATGGAAAACTTACTAAAACCGCTTTATCTCGTCTTGCAGCAATATAATTAATTGGTCCTAAGCTATCATCATAGTCTTTCCTAATTGATGCTTTAGATACAAACTCAAAAAATGAATGAAGTCTAGTTTCGTCGTCCTCATATGGAACAAGTCCTTCTTTAAATCCACCTGCTATTAGTTTGCCATCTTTATCAACAATTCCAGCAAATCTGATTTCTGGTTCCTTTTGAATCTGCAAACATTTTTCATTGTATAGTTGAAGGGCAGCATTATTTGAAACGGACAATATACATTGTGGAGATATCAAAAATAAAAACCTAGCCAATTACATTGCAAACTAGTTTAAAACTTGCATTTTAAAACAACATAATCGATAATTTTTTGATCAGATGCCTTTTTCATTTTTAAAATTGACTTGTAAAGTATTTTTTCAACATAATTTGGATATTTTTGCAATATGGATTTTTTCAATTTTTTACGATTTTCAATGTAATAATTTGCCAATGGAGTATATACTTGATTTCCAATTAATTGTTCATCATGAATTTTAAAACCTCCTAATTTCACAAGTTTTTTGACATGATCTAATCTATAATGTTCTGATGACCAGGTAAATTTCAAGATCCCTAATTTGAACATGGATGTATGCTGTAAAGTTACAGGTAATGCCAAAGTAAATACTCCTTCAGATTTTAAAACCCGTTTTGATTCAGAAATAAAATCTTTTAAAGGTTTGAAATGTTGTGATGATTCTAATGCCAATACACGATCTACGGAAGCATTAGAAAAAGGCAATTTAGTAGAAGTAGAGTTAATGAATTCAATGTTTTTCTGAGGACCAGAAAAATGCAATTGCTTATAGTTGATATTTACACAAAATAGTTTGAGATAGCCATAATTTTTTCTCCAAAAAATTGCAGGGGCAGAAAGGCCACTTCCAACATCAACTACAGTTTTGGCATTTTCTAATTCAGCCATACTACCAAAGTAAGAACAGAGGTTTTCTTGAGCAGCGATTGGTTCGATTGTATTTTCTTCCCAATAACCAAAATTCAACATAGAACCTCCAGTTGCTAGCTGCATTATCGGTGAAAGTGAATTGTAAAGATTAATGACATCTTTTTCATTTTTTCGAATTGTCCAAAAAAACATATCAACAGGATTAATCACGTTCAAAAAGATTTTCACATATAGTTGAAATTAGTGACTATTAATCTCTAATGCACTAATCAAGATAATTACAAGTAGATCGAGAGGGTCATCTTTTATTAATTTGGATAAGATAGTTAGTAAATGAGTAAATCAAATTCAGGAAATATTTCAGAAATTATGATTGCAAAGTGGAGTGAT encodes:
- a CDS encoding class I SAM-dependent methyltransferase — its product is MNVINPVDMFFWTIRKNEKDVINLYNSLSPIMQLATGGSMLNFGYWEENTIEPIAAQENLCSYFGSMAELENAKTVVDVGSGLSAPAIFWRKNYGYLKLFCVNINYKQLHFSGPQKNIEFINSTSTKLPFSNASVDRVLALESSQHFKPLKDFISESKRVLKSEGVFTLALPVTLQHTSMFKLGILKFTWSSEHYRLDHVKKLVKLGGFKIHDEQLIGNQVYTPLANYYIENRKKLKKSILQKYPNYVEKILYKSILKMKKASDQKIIDYVVLKCKF
- a CDS encoding DUF6659 family protein, with the translated sequence MSVSNNAALQLYNEKCLQIQKEPEIRFAGIVDKDGKLIAGGFKEGLVPYEDDETRLHSFFEFVSKASIRKDYDDSLGPINYIAARRDKAVLVSFPFPITQVLLLISAEPSANIENLAKKVVEIFTNVS